One Mycolicibacter sp. MU0083 DNA window includes the following coding sequences:
- a CDS encoding very short patch repair endonuclease, translating into MAVDTSWASSDATRASMRANRRRDTQPELAVRRLVHAAGLRYRVDYPPLSDHRRLRADLVFTRARVAVFIDGCFWHGCPRHHTVAKRNAEFWAAKVAGNRARDERVTSMLEAEGWTVLRFWEHDEPALAASAIVAAVRER; encoded by the coding sequence GTGGCTGTCGATACCTCGTGGGCATCGTCGGATGCGACTCGGGCATCGATGCGCGCGAACCGCCGGCGCGATACCCAACCCGAGCTCGCGGTGCGTCGGCTGGTGCACGCCGCGGGCCTGCGCTATCGCGTCGACTACCCTCCACTCTCCGACCACCGGCGTCTGCGAGCCGACCTGGTGTTCACACGCGCACGCGTCGCGGTGTTCATCGATGGGTGCTTTTGGCACGGGTGCCCGCGACACCACACCGTGGCCAAACGCAACGCCGAGTTCTGGGCGGCCAAGGTTGCCGGCAACCGCGCGCGCGACGAGCGGGTGACGTCGATGCTCGAGGCCGAGGGATGGACGGTACTCCGGTTCTGGGAGCACGACGAGCCAGCGCTGGCGGCCTCAGCGATCGTCGCGGCGGTGCGGGAGCGGTAG
- a CDS encoding DNA cytosine methyltransferase, whose protein sequence is MADVIDLFAGCGGMTAGFVAEDYTPVLSVEFNLHAAATYAANFGEDHTVFGDIKGVKKRDIPRADVVIGGPPCQGFSSLGSRDINDPRNQLWREYLRVVSVAKPKVFVIENVDRFMKSPEFQLLLHEAEHGSLKGYQLTYGHLNAADYGVAQRRIRTIVIGSRIGRIELPAPTHSRNPAKDSGLLPWNGTETRIKRLPAIPATTSLPASTVRFFDETVPGVFKGLDLHIGRNPTRLSLQRYDHVPPGGGRFDVPEHLLPRCWREKPTGTTDVMGRMRWDFPSHTIRTEFYKPEKGAYLHPQWDARGRNRVNRPITHLEAARLQGFDEDYLWCGTKIEIARQIGNAVPVGLARAIAEHLRAHL, encoded by the coding sequence ATGGCGGACGTAATCGACCTCTTCGCAGGTTGCGGGGGCATGACCGCGGGATTTGTCGCCGAGGACTACACGCCCGTGCTGTCGGTCGAATTCAACCTCCACGCGGCGGCGACCTATGCCGCGAACTTCGGCGAGGACCATACGGTCTTCGGAGACATCAAGGGCGTCAAGAAGCGGGATATACCTCGGGCGGACGTGGTAATCGGTGGCCCGCCCTGCCAGGGTTTTTCCAGCCTGGGATCCAGGGACATCAACGACCCGCGGAATCAGCTCTGGCGCGAATACCTGCGGGTGGTGAGTGTCGCCAAGCCCAAGGTGTTCGTGATCGAGAACGTCGACCGGTTCATGAAGTCGCCCGAGTTCCAGCTCCTGCTTCACGAAGCCGAGCACGGATCGCTCAAGGGCTATCAGCTCACCTACGGCCATCTGAACGCCGCCGACTACGGTGTCGCCCAGCGACGCATCCGGACGATCGTGATCGGTTCCCGGATCGGGCGCATCGAGTTGCCGGCGCCGACGCATTCCCGGAACCCGGCCAAGGATTCGGGGCTTCTTCCATGGAACGGAACCGAAACGCGTATCAAGAGGTTGCCGGCGATTCCCGCGACGACTTCTCTACCTGCGAGTACTGTGAGGTTTTTCGACGAGACGGTCCCGGGTGTGTTCAAGGGACTCGACCTCCACATCGGGCGCAACCCCACGCGACTGTCTCTCCAGCGGTACGACCACGTGCCGCCCGGTGGTGGGCGCTTCGACGTACCAGAACACCTGTTGCCGCGTTGCTGGCGTGAGAAGCCCACCGGAACCACCGACGTCATGGGCCGCATGCGCTGGGACTTCCCCTCGCACACCATCCGCACCGAGTTCTACAAGCCGGAGAAGGGAGCGTACCTGCATCCGCAGTGGGATGCGCGTGGCCGCAACCGGGTGAACCGTCCGATCACCCACCTCGAAGCGGCGCGCCTACAAGGGTTCGACGAGGACTACCTGTGGTGCGGGACCAAGATCGAGATCGCACGGCAGATCGGCAACGCAGTTCCCGTCGGTCTTGCTCGAGCAATAGCCGAGCACCTACGCGCGCACCTGTGA
- a CDS encoding NaeI family type II restriction endonuclease, giving the protein MIGSTDLLIGAEPTAVAQDSRAQAIRRRRNTFRTYPAPTEPMGKMPGAWFLESGLDQHVPPSLKVFVDWFEQEPDARERFRWALRDSLDELLDGQRTGRWAYQHLSKTEKTYLGTAVEVNLTKEFEFAGGDDLDWKIAGHDIDCKFSKDLGHWEIPMEMYLCDDHDGRQGKANQAALLTWFDDTTSRWAAGLIRITDESLWWRLDKDGNTVRGYNRDNKRRLAESSAGAVYWLWGGLQTDLPRNLLLQMAPDARERILSPELSGQKRVDQLFRAIQGQIVGRRTVLTVAQQDDAPKRVRDARTVLRREGVLILGHQDAHPAIAAALGLPVPIKGEWIAVRIAPVTETDGRPFFEMHGRRWARARDDDPVENLRMDYRYFK; this is encoded by the coding sequence GTGATCGGTTCGACCGACCTGCTGATCGGAGCCGAGCCGACGGCAGTGGCACAGGACTCCCGTGCACAGGCAATACGACGTCGGCGCAACACTTTCCGTACCTATCCGGCTCCGACCGAACCGATGGGGAAGATGCCGGGCGCATGGTTCCTCGAGAGTGGTTTGGATCAGCACGTACCCCCCTCCCTGAAAGTCTTCGTCGACTGGTTCGAACAAGAGCCCGATGCCCGCGAACGGTTCAGGTGGGCGCTACGGGACTCCCTCGACGAACTGCTCGATGGGCAACGTACGGGCCGCTGGGCCTATCAACATCTGTCGAAGACCGAGAAGACGTACCTCGGAACCGCGGTCGAGGTGAATCTGACCAAAGAATTCGAGTTCGCCGGCGGCGACGACCTGGACTGGAAGATCGCGGGTCACGATATCGATTGCAAGTTTTCCAAGGATCTCGGTCATTGGGAAATCCCCATGGAGATGTATCTGTGCGACGACCACGACGGCCGTCAGGGCAAGGCGAATCAGGCTGCTCTGCTGACGTGGTTCGACGACACGACAAGTCGCTGGGCTGCAGGATTGATTCGAATCACCGACGAGTCACTGTGGTGGAGACTCGACAAAGACGGCAACACCGTCCGCGGATACAACCGTGACAACAAGCGTCGTCTCGCCGAATCGTCGGCGGGCGCCGTCTATTGGTTGTGGGGCGGCCTGCAGACAGATCTTCCGCGCAATCTCCTCCTGCAGATGGCGCCCGACGCGCGTGAGCGCATTCTGTCACCGGAACTGTCCGGGCAGAAGCGGGTGGACCAACTGTTCCGGGCGATCCAGGGACAGATCGTGGGCCGGCGCACCGTTCTTACCGTGGCGCAGCAGGACGATGCCCCTAAGCGCGTACGGGACGCACGGACTGTCCTCCGACGGGAGGGGGTCTTGATTCTGGGTCACCAAGACGCCCACCCCGCGATCGCCGCTGCGCTGGGGCTACCGGTGCCGATCAAGGGGGAGTGGATCGCAGTGCGGATCGCTCCGGTGACGGAGACGGACGGTCGCCCGTTCTTCGAAATGCACGGGCGACGCTGGGCACGGGCTCGCGATGACGATCCAGTGGAAAATTTGCGGATGGACTACCGCTATTTCAAATAG
- a CDS encoding UvrD-helicase domain-containing protein — protein MASDAFQLNEHQVAVVEASVDARLLVIAGAGQGKTEVVASRIDSLVKDYDLSASEEILVLSFSRAAVSAVKSRLTLRDVACPNVRTFDSFANYLLLEADIEPAGSFDARIRRATKVLVESDEVPDVVASLQHVVIDEVQDLVGDRADFVLALLERLDKNAGITALGDPLQGVYDFVLEESLSDTTSDDFFEALKDVFNCETAGLGRNYRAQGDDPRNIVELGNDLWELWENEEGYVAESFLDEAVGGLDHLGHIGKWHNLVPCEGKTTAILCATNADALRVSRFLRWKKVPHAVRRHAQDFGAARWIAEALGPLPGPKERRSEIEAALETILDETARDGKWNELKALEGRAGDFDALDLVRVHKRIRAGAIPLPLTEPDHSAVIVSTIHRAKGLEFDRVFVVKPTWEPDDEDSWTRVRRDYVALSRARETIVICEYGRPKASIAEYRGRFYRRKKNWKTKRLWTQSMEFQYGDVETDAPVSTEGIDPRDVQSVLASDNLVGARLQLHLDEATSTGGRPAYLLVTDDGRLVGRTNDHFNDEFVQAFGCRKGYPRVVDGLTLVSIETVAGDPRCSERAGLGTAGFWLVARAAGLASPDWSNVKGR, from the coding sequence ATGGCGAGTGACGCATTCCAATTGAACGAGCATCAGGTGGCGGTCGTTGAGGCGAGTGTCGACGCACGTCTACTGGTGATCGCTGGAGCCGGTCAGGGCAAGACTGAAGTCGTCGCGAGCCGGATCGATTCGCTCGTGAAGGACTATGATTTGTCTGCGTCGGAAGAAATACTCGTGCTGAGTTTTTCGAGGGCCGCCGTGTCAGCGGTCAAATCTCGACTGACGCTCAGGGACGTTGCCTGTCCCAATGTCCGGACATTCGACTCATTCGCGAATTATCTTCTGCTAGAGGCGGACATCGAGCCCGCGGGAAGTTTCGATGCGCGCATACGTCGTGCGACCAAGGTTCTTGTCGAATCCGACGAAGTGCCGGACGTCGTCGCGTCGCTACAGCATGTCGTAATCGACGAGGTGCAAGACCTTGTGGGCGATAGAGCGGATTTTGTTCTCGCGCTGCTGGAACGGCTCGATAAAAATGCGGGTATCACCGCGCTGGGCGACCCCCTGCAGGGCGTGTATGACTTCGTGCTGGAGGAATCGCTCAGCGACACCACCTCAGACGATTTTTTCGAGGCGCTCAAAGATGTGTTCAACTGTGAGACGGCTGGACTCGGACGGAATTATCGCGCCCAAGGCGACGACCCGAGGAACATCGTCGAGCTCGGCAACGATCTGTGGGAATTGTGGGAAAACGAGGAGGGGTATGTCGCGGAATCGTTTCTTGACGAGGCCGTAGGTGGGCTGGACCATCTGGGACACATCGGAAAATGGCACAACCTGGTTCCCTGTGAGGGAAAAACGACCGCGATCCTCTGCGCGACGAACGCCGACGCGCTACGGGTTTCCCGATTCTTACGCTGGAAGAAGGTCCCTCATGCAGTTCGACGACATGCGCAGGATTTCGGTGCTGCTCGATGGATTGCCGAGGCCCTCGGACCATTGCCCGGGCCCAAGGAGCGACGGTCCGAAATCGAAGCGGCGCTCGAAACGATTCTCGACGAAACGGCTCGCGACGGGAAGTGGAACGAACTAAAGGCTCTCGAAGGCCGCGCCGGCGACTTCGATGCATTGGACCTGGTCAGGGTTCATAAACGTATCCGAGCCGGGGCGATACCGCTCCCGTTGACCGAACCCGATCACAGTGCGGTGATCGTGTCGACCATTCACCGCGCGAAGGGTCTGGAATTCGATCGGGTATTTGTCGTCAAACCGACGTGGGAACCGGACGATGAAGATTCTTGGACGCGCGTACGTCGCGATTATGTGGCGCTGAGTCGTGCTCGAGAGACGATCGTGATATGCGAATACGGAAGACCGAAGGCGAGCATCGCTGAATATAGGGGCCGCTTCTACCGCCGGAAAAAGAACTGGAAGACGAAACGTTTGTGGACTCAATCCATGGAATTTCAATACGGCGATGTGGAGACCGATGCTCCGGTCTCCACGGAGGGGATCGATCCCCGAGATGTGCAGTCTGTACTGGCCTCTGACAACCTTGTCGGGGCTCGCCTGCAGTTACACCTGGACGAGGCGACCAGCACGGGCGGCAGGCCTGCGTACCTATTGGTTACCGACGACGGTCGTTTGGTCGGTCGGACAAACGACCATTTCAACGACGAGTTCGTGCAGGCATTCGGGTGCCGGAAGGGGTATCCCAGAGTTGTCGATGGCTTGACTTTGGTATCGATCGAAACCGTTGCGGGAGATCCGAGGTGCTCCGAACGCGCTGGGCTGGGGACCGCCGGATTCTGGCTGGTTGCTCGAGCTGCAGGCCTGGCATCGCCGGACTGGTCCAACGTTAAGGGTAGATAG
- a CDS encoding helicase-related protein, whose protein sequence is MTKLDAQYEFRDAIIDELIKDLVGPADGADEVITDLPLDRYVAGVLWPADNAVQELPDPDSGEAEEDGGEDVPIAQALVRYPTSMGITFSVDLSAATLITVDVQAARYTPNSDENDSGAQSRSRGPAKPKSWLRDAVDVEPVTLSVTDAGPKKLEVVPGLQLFVYTRSPRDNIVTISVALRNTQVPGKKDLRDSYAWFQTGIKITSPESAIVDRSSYGALSSDPDLRSAALLYRKARVFAVGHGCAATWDRGNGLGRVEWVQTTAVPRQEVHRARPRKVGDEIDLRMSFLAGASDEQLADVLGALVAEYRAWIDALADRVAKGEADVDDELRGVADEHLARARATAVRIQRGIDLLIGDPTVGRAFRLANTAMQTQRARQDWVRKGATGTVGDGVQQAWRPFQIAYVLLNLPGIVDVDHEDRDIADLLWFPTGGGKTEAYLGLVAFTVLYRRLCDSSATGVAVIMRYTLRLLTIQQFERATMLMCSLEMLRRCETDLGAEGFSIGLWVGRAATPNSLVEARKSLRDLASGRELNEKNPVQLTQCPWCGDYLGDSHYSVLKPPNERLRIACGNESCDFRDGLPAYVVDEDIYRVRPELILGTVDKFAQMAWRDDVRTLFACDGSGSPPSLIIQDELHLISGPLGSVVGLYETAVDAACSLGIEPDGTIRGRPKIIASTATIRRADRQIQAVFNRLAEQFPPMGIDPDDSFFAEPAPRDSLGTREYVGIMAPGTSHATLMVRVYAAVLQAVRDLPGDPAVRDPYWTLLGYFNSLRVLGSANLQVEGDVRDRLKLVAGRKQAEPRELRSPIELTSRVASADIPRYLKSLERSFPSKEANDVVLATNMISVGVDIDRLGLMTVMGQPQSSAEYIQATSRVGRQHPGLVVTIFNSARSRDRSHYENFVPYHQALYRAVEATSATPFAARARDRALHGVLVSLARLLIDDLSGDTSANRAADLRDRLNQMAELLARRAEAVAEDEAEETARQLSALVEVWTREADANTDMRYRDSSNDYSDSLLIPADVAMTTLDPSEYSTLETPWPTLQSMRDVDAESALFQIPARRVPR, encoded by the coding sequence GTGACGAAACTCGATGCGCAATACGAATTCCGCGACGCAATCATCGACGAGTTGATCAAGGATCTGGTGGGCCCCGCCGACGGTGCCGACGAAGTGATCACCGACCTTCCTCTGGACCGGTATGTTGCGGGAGTTCTCTGGCCGGCCGATAACGCGGTGCAGGAGCTGCCGGACCCCGACAGCGGGGAAGCCGAGGAGGACGGCGGCGAAGACGTCCCTATCGCCCAGGCGCTCGTTCGCTACCCCACGTCGATGGGGATCACCTTCTCCGTCGACCTGTCCGCGGCGACGCTGATCACGGTCGATGTACAGGCTGCCAGGTACACACCGAATTCGGATGAAAACGATTCCGGTGCGCAATCGAGGAGCCGAGGTCCGGCAAAACCGAAGTCATGGCTACGAGACGCCGTGGATGTAGAGCCGGTCACCTTGTCGGTTACCGACGCCGGCCCCAAAAAACTCGAAGTCGTTCCCGGCCTGCAGCTCTTCGTCTACACGCGTTCTCCGCGCGATAACATCGTCACCATCTCGGTCGCTCTTCGAAACACCCAGGTGCCCGGTAAGAAGGATCTACGGGATTCTTACGCGTGGTTCCAAACGGGAATCAAGATCACCTCACCGGAGTCGGCGATAGTCGACCGAAGTTCGTATGGGGCCCTCAGCTCAGATCCCGATCTGAGATCCGCGGCACTCTTGTATCGGAAAGCGCGTGTCTTCGCCGTCGGGCACGGCTGTGCCGCCACGTGGGATCGGGGGAACGGGCTCGGTCGGGTCGAGTGGGTGCAAACCACCGCAGTGCCCCGACAAGAGGTGCATCGTGCCCGGCCGAGGAAAGTCGGCGATGAAATCGATCTGCGGATGTCGTTTCTGGCCGGTGCCTCTGACGAACAGCTCGCCGATGTCCTGGGTGCGCTGGTCGCGGAGTATCGAGCGTGGATCGATGCTCTGGCCGACCGAGTGGCCAAAGGTGAAGCCGACGTCGACGACGAACTACGCGGTGTTGCCGACGAACACCTTGCGAGGGCGCGAGCTACCGCCGTCCGTATTCAGCGCGGTATCGATCTGCTGATAGGTGACCCAACCGTCGGAAGGGCGTTTCGGCTGGCCAATACGGCGATGCAGACGCAGCGAGCGCGTCAGGACTGGGTGCGAAAGGGCGCGACCGGAACTGTCGGCGACGGCGTCCAACAGGCGTGGCGCCCCTTCCAGATTGCCTACGTCCTGCTGAACCTCCCCGGAATCGTGGATGTCGACCATGAAGATCGGGACATTGCCGATCTGCTTTGGTTCCCGACCGGTGGTGGGAAGACGGAAGCGTATCTGGGTCTTGTCGCCTTTACCGTTCTGTACCGGAGGTTGTGCGACTCGTCGGCGACGGGCGTCGCAGTGATAATGCGCTATACGTTGCGGCTCTTGACGATTCAGCAGTTCGAGCGTGCGACTATGCTTATGTGCTCACTTGAAATGCTACGGCGATGTGAAACCGACCTGGGTGCGGAAGGCTTTTCGATAGGACTCTGGGTAGGGCGAGCAGCGACACCGAACAGCCTCGTTGAGGCGAGGAAGTCGTTGCGTGACCTTGCATCGGGTAGAGAGCTCAACGAAAAGAATCCGGTTCAACTGACTCAGTGTCCCTGGTGCGGTGACTATTTGGGTGACTCGCACTACTCGGTTCTGAAGCCGCCGAATGAAAGACTCCGGATCGCGTGCGGGAATGAATCCTGCGATTTTCGTGATGGACTTCCCGCGTACGTGGTCGATGAGGACATCTATCGAGTACGCCCCGAACTGATTCTCGGCACGGTAGACAAATTCGCGCAGATGGCATGGCGAGACGATGTGCGCACTTTGTTCGCCTGTGATGGGAGCGGTTCGCCGCCTTCGCTGATAATCCAAGACGAGCTCCATTTGATCTCGGGGCCGTTGGGATCGGTCGTCGGGCTCTACGAGACCGCCGTAGACGCCGCTTGCAGCCTCGGGATAGAACCCGATGGAACGATCCGCGGGCGTCCGAAGATCATCGCATCGACCGCCACGATTCGTCGCGCCGACCGACAGATCCAAGCGGTATTCAATCGACTCGCAGAGCAGTTTCCGCCGATGGGGATAGACCCGGACGACTCGTTTTTCGCCGAGCCCGCACCGCGAGACTCGCTCGGAACACGCGAATACGTCGGAATCATGGCGCCCGGTACGAGCCATGCAACCTTGATGGTTCGCGTGTATGCGGCTGTATTGCAAGCGGTTCGCGATTTGCCGGGAGACCCCGCTGTTCGGGATCCCTACTGGACGTTACTCGGCTATTTCAACAGCCTCCGAGTGCTTGGAAGCGCCAACCTTCAGGTCGAAGGTGACGTCCGTGATCGCTTGAAACTAGTGGCCGGGCGCAAACAAGCGGAGCCGCGTGAGCTGCGGTCGCCGATAGAATTGACCAGCCGTGTGGCCTCCGCGGATATTCCGCGCTATCTCAAAAGTTTGGAGAGATCGTTCCCTTCGAAGGAAGCCAACGATGTCGTTCTGGCGACGAACATGATCTCCGTGGGCGTCGATATCGATCGCCTCGGTCTGATGACGGTCATGGGTCAGCCTCAGTCCAGTGCCGAATACATTCAGGCGACGAGCCGGGTCGGCCGGCAACACCCCGGTCTGGTCGTGACGATCTTCAATTCGGCACGGTCTCGAGATCGTTCCCACTATGAGAATTTCGTGCCCTACCATCAGGCGCTGTATCGAGCGGTCGAGGCTACGAGCGCCACTCCGTTTGCCGCTCGTGCCAGAGACCGTGCCCTGCACGGCGTTCTCGTATCACTCGCGCGGCTTCTTATCGACGATTTGTCCGGGGACACCTCTGCGAACCGTGCCGCAGATTTACGGGACCGGCTTAATCAGATGGCCGAATTGCTGGCGCGTAGGGCCGAGGCCGTCGCCGAAGACGAGGCGGAGGAGACCGCTCGCCAGCTAAGCGCTCTTGTCGAGGTGTGGACCAGGGAGGCCGACGCGAACACCGACATGCGCTATCGCGATAGCAGCAACGACTACAGCGATTCGCTGTTGATCCCCGCCGACGTGGCGATGACGACCCTCGATCCGTCCGAGTACTCGACGCTCGAGACGCCCTGGCCGACATTGCAGAGCATGAGGGACGTGGATGCCGAGAGCGCGCTGTTCCAGATTCCAGCTAGAAGGGTGCCACGATGA
- the drmB gene encoding DUF1998 domain-containing protein gives MTGAKARRSQLLSTYGVGGLFPSESTSYMIAGLHEWDEKRAEPVSEPRLARALGVSELKAPPAGGRRDVPVIRYPYTQVCPSCRRIGALSDLSKDKNVAKCKVDNTDLSPFRLIAACRNGHLSEFPVYQWLHSSQRDKIKSDVHEMKLTVLGRTSSLGDLTLTCTCGVDDISLEGAIGAASLKDFGKCRGLRPWLGLDTHEECDQIPQVVQRGASNVWFPAVRSAISIPPYSQALAKFVGKYWAMVEGMEDDSAGLPVGLAKMSKGRFSADQIKREIERRRGEEQAAEEISEAKLRLDEYKALVEGREDEGPGSDFAALQRGVPDGFESYITHVRKVTRLREVRALQGFTRLDGAPDPSGPGQKLCPLAPSRLHWLPAIEVIGEGVFLAFDRPFLDEWAGREFARSRQRTLQKAADRAAAEYGRLPAPVDIVKVAIHTLSHVIIDQLSLDAGYPAAALRERLFVDETMAGLLVYTASSDSAGSLGGVAAMAESEHLRGALIEGLQRLSWCSSDPVCIESQGSGTDALNLAACHACVLAPETSCEMNNSFLDRALLFGAYDHDERDGLFGEFIDGLID, from the coding sequence ATGACCGGCGCTAAGGCCCGACGTAGCCAGCTACTCAGCACCTACGGGGTGGGTGGACTCTTCCCGTCCGAATCGACAAGCTACATGATTGCGGGCCTGCACGAATGGGACGAAAAGCGTGCCGAACCGGTCAGCGAGCCACGGCTTGCCAGGGCGTTGGGTGTATCGGAGCTGAAGGCACCTCCCGCGGGAGGCAGGCGTGACGTCCCGGTTATCCGATATCCGTACACACAGGTCTGCCCAAGCTGCCGTCGGATCGGTGCGCTCTCCGACCTGTCCAAAGACAAAAACGTCGCCAAATGCAAAGTCGACAACACCGATCTCAGCCCGTTCCGGCTGATCGCCGCCTGCCGCAACGGCCACCTGAGTGAGTTTCCGGTCTATCAGTGGTTACACAGTAGCCAGCGGGACAAGATCAAGAGCGACGTCCACGAAATGAAACTCACCGTCCTGGGTCGGACGTCCTCCCTGGGGGATCTGACATTGACCTGCACTTGCGGTGTCGACGACATTTCGTTGGAAGGTGCTATCGGCGCCGCATCGTTGAAGGATTTCGGCAAGTGTCGTGGCCTGCGGCCCTGGTTGGGTTTGGATACACATGAAGAGTGCGACCAGATACCGCAGGTGGTTCAGCGCGGTGCATCGAATGTGTGGTTCCCCGCGGTTCGATCGGCGATATCGATACCGCCGTATTCACAGGCACTGGCGAAGTTCGTCGGTAAGTACTGGGCCATGGTCGAGGGAATGGAAGACGACTCGGCCGGGTTGCCCGTTGGGCTCGCAAAGATGTCGAAGGGGCGATTCAGCGCGGATCAGATCAAACGTGAGATCGAGCGACGTCGCGGTGAAGAGCAAGCGGCCGAAGAGATTTCCGAGGCAAAGCTGAGGTTGGACGAGTACAAAGCCTTGGTCGAAGGTCGTGAAGACGAGGGCCCCGGCTCGGACTTCGCAGCTTTGCAGCGAGGCGTTCCCGATGGCTTCGAGTCGTATATCACGCACGTAAGGAAGGTGACTCGTCTTCGCGAAGTCCGGGCTTTGCAAGGGTTCACCCGTCTGGACGGGGCTCCGGATCCTTCGGGGCCGGGACAGAAGCTCTGCCCGCTGGCACCGAGTCGACTCCATTGGCTGCCGGCGATCGAGGTCATCGGCGAAGGTGTCTTTCTCGCGTTCGACCGGCCGTTTCTGGATGAATGGGCGGGTCGGGAATTCGCCAGGAGCCGGCAGCGGACGCTTCAGAAAGCCGCGGACCGGGCCGCTGCGGAGTACGGGCGACTGCCGGCTCCGGTGGACATCGTCAAGGTCGCCATCCATACCCTGTCGCACGTGATTATCGACCAGTTGTCTTTGGACGCAGGGTATCCGGCGGCGGCATTGCGTGAGCGCTTGTTCGTCGACGAGACCATGGCCGGGCTTCTTGTCTATACGGCCAGCTCTGATTCGGCCGGTAGTTTGGGGGGAGTTGCGGCGATGGCCGAAAGCGAGCACTTGCGCGGTGCGTTGATCGAAGGCCTACAACGACTTTCGTGGTGTTCGTCGGATCCGGTGTGCATCGAATCGCAGGGATCTGGCACGGATGCTCTGAACCTCGCGGCATGTCATGCATGTGTCCTCGCGCCCGAGACCTCCTGTGAGATGAACAACTCGTTTCTGGACCGAGCCCTGCTGTTCGGCGCGTACGACCACGACGAGCGCGATGGCCTGTTCGGCGAGTTCATCGACGGACTGATCGACTAG
- a CDS encoding IS256 family transposase yields MTQDHSALLAQLDALTAADSGAVFAELIRAGLQALIEAEATEKIGAGRYQRSSDRQTHRNGHRPKALSTTSGDIEVQIPKLRAGSFFPSLLERRRRIDKALHAVIMEAYVHGVSTRNVDDLVGALGVDSGISKSEVSRICAGLDREIEAFRTRSLTHTTFPYVFCDATFCKVRVGAHVVSQALVVATGVSIDGTREVLGTAVGDSESFEFWREFLASLKARGLAGVHLVISDAHAGLKAAVAQQFSGSAWQRCRVHFMRNLHGAVAAKHAPAVTAAVKTIFAHTDPADVAAQWDQVAASLKSAFPKVTVMMDGAKTDVLAFTAFPKAHWQKIWSNNPIERLNKEIKRRADVVEIFPNPAAFLRLATAVVIEAHDEWQVTRRYLSEVSMAELRKVIAAKQLAAEPLADQRQIA; encoded by the coding sequence ATGACCCAGGATCATTCTGCCTTGCTCGCCCAGCTCGACGCGCTTACCGCCGCTGATTCCGGTGCGGTGTTCGCGGAGCTGATTCGTGCCGGGCTGCAGGCGCTGATTGAGGCCGAAGCCACCGAGAAGATCGGCGCCGGCCGCTACCAGCGCAGCAGTGACCGCCAAACCCACCGCAACGGGCACCGGCCCAAGGCACTGTCGACGACCTCCGGTGACATCGAAGTGCAGATCCCCAAGCTGCGGGCCGGATCGTTTTTCCCGTCTCTGCTGGAGCGTCGGCGTCGCATCGACAAGGCCCTGCACGCGGTGATCATGGAGGCCTACGTGCACGGGGTTTCGACCCGCAACGTCGATGACCTCGTCGGTGCTCTCGGGGTCGACTCGGGCATCTCCAAATCGGAAGTTTCGCGCATCTGCGCAGGTCTGGATCGCGAGATCGAGGCGTTTCGCACCCGCAGCCTGACCCACACGACGTTCCCGTACGTGTTCTGCGATGCCACGTTCTGCAAAGTCCGTGTCGGTGCCCACGTGGTCTCCCAAGCCCTGGTGGTGGCCACCGGGGTCTCTATCGATGGCACCCGCGAAGTCCTCGGGACCGCCGTCGGTGACAGTGAATCGTTCGAGTTCTGGCGTGAGTTTTTGGCCTCGCTCAAAGCCCGCGGTCTCGCCGGGGTGCACTTGGTGATCTCCGATGCCCACGCCGGCCTCAAGGCGGCGGTCGCCCAGCAGTTCAGCGGATCAGCCTGGCAACGCTGCCGGGTGCACTTCATGCGTAACCTGCACGGCGCCGTGGCCGCCAAGCATGCCCCGGCGGTGACCGCGGCGGTCAAGACGATCTTCGCCCACACCGACCCCGCCGATGTTGCCGCGCAATGGGATCAGGTCGCCGCCTCGCTTAAGTCGGCGTTTCCCAAGGTCACTGTCATGATGGATGGCGCCAAGACCGATGTGCTGGCCTTCACGGCGTTTCCGAAAGCGCACTGGCAGAAGATCTGGTCGAACAACCCGATTGAGCGGCTCAACAAGGAGATCAAACGCCGCGCCGATGTCGTGGAGATCTTCCCCAACCCGGCCGCGTTCCTGCGCCTGGCCACTGCCGTGGTCATCGAAGCCCACGACGAATGGCAGGTCACCCGCCGCTACCTATCCGAGGTCTCCATGGCCGAGTTGCGCAAAGTCATCGCCGCCAAACAGCTAGCGGCCGAACCACTAGCCGACCAACGCCAAATCGCCTAG